A window from Rhineura floridana isolate rRhiFlo1 chromosome 17, rRhiFlo1.hap2, whole genome shotgun sequence encodes these proteins:
- the SBK1 gene encoding serine/threonine-protein kinase SBK1 isoform X1 has protein sequence MDSFCFACFQKEELQPLQLNSVTMSAGSIEQEPARKLACCGVPLITEDMQSLAIRTLSGTDINKHYDLIRELGKGTYGKVDLVSHKSTGTKMALKFVNKNKTKLKNFLREFSITNTLSSSPFIIKVFDVVFETEDCYVFAQEYAPGGDLFDIIPPQVGLPEDMVKRCVQQLGLALDYMHSKNLVHRDIKPENVLLFDRDCRRVKLADFGMTRKVGCRVKRISGTIPYTAPEVCQAGRAEGFTVDTSIDVWAFGVLIFCVLTGNFPWEAASASDTFFEEFVRWQKGRLAGLPSQWRRFTDNALRMFQRLLALDPEKRCPVKEVFFFIKYDLMSEVRRRPSYRSRKHTGDKLSAGPHRHETPSACTPTPLKRTILTEGSISRHSASESGLPSPVGGNRTDGRPDKGKGQMVLATAIEICV, from the exons tgTGACAATGAGTGCGGGCTCTATTGAGCAGGAACCGGCACGCAAACTGGCCTGCTGTGGAGTGCCTCTCATCACGGAGGACATGCAGTCACTGGCCATCCGCACGCTGTCTGGCACGGACATCAACAAACACTATGACCTCATCCGTGAGCTGGGAAAGGGGACTTACGGCAAGGTGGACCTCGTCTCCCACAAGAGCACAG GCACCAAGATGGCACTGAAGTTTGTCAACAAGAACAAGACCAAGCTGAAGAACTTCCTGAGGGAGTTCAGCATCACCAATACGCTCTCCTCGAGCCCCTTTATCATCAAGGTCTTTGATGTGGTGTTTGAGACTGAAGACTGTTATGTGTTCGCCCAGGAATATGCGCCAGGCGGGGACCTCTTTGACATCATCCCGCCACAG GTAGGTCTTCCAGAGGACATGGTGAAGCGCTGCGTGCAACAGCTGGGTCTGGCGTTGGATTACATGCACAGCAAAAATTTAGTGCACCGGGACATCAAGCCAGAGAACGTGCTCCTCTTTGACCGTGACTGCCGGCGCGTCAAGCTGGCTGACTTTGGAATGACGCGCAAGGTGGGGTGCCGGGTGAAGCGCATCAGCGGGACCATCCCGTACACGGCGCCCGAGGTCTGCCAGGCTGGCCGGGCCGAGGGCTTTACCGTGGACACCAGTATTGACGTTTGGGCTTTTGGGGTCCTCATCTTCTGCGTGCTGACGGGCAACTTCCCCTGGGAGGCGGCCTCGGCTTCGGACACCTTCTTTGAGGAGTTTGTCAGGTGGCAAAAGGGGCGCCTGGCGGGGCTGCCCTCCCAGTGGCGCCGTTTCACAGACAACGCACTGCGCATGTTCCAGCGCTTGCTGGCACTTGACCCTGAAAAGCGCTGCCCTGTCAAAGAGGTCTTCTTCTTCATCAAGTATGACCTGATGTCGGAGGTGCGCCGCCGGCCCTCCTACCGCTCCCGCAAGCACACCGGAGACAAACTCTCTGCTGGCCCTCACCGCCACGAGACGCCCAGCGCCTGCACCCCGACCCCACTCAAGAGGACCATCCTGACAGAAGGCAGCATCTCTCGGCACTCCGCCTCAGAATCCGGCCTCCCTTCCCCGGTGGGAGGCAACAGAACTGACGGGCGGCCGGACAAAGGCAAGGGCCAGATGGTCCTGGCCACAGCCATCGAGATCTGCGTCTGA
- the SBK1 gene encoding serine/threonine-protein kinase SBK1 isoform X2, with translation MSAGSIEQEPARKLACCGVPLITEDMQSLAIRTLSGTDINKHYDLIRELGKGTYGKVDLVSHKSTGTKMALKFVNKNKTKLKNFLREFSITNTLSSSPFIIKVFDVVFETEDCYVFAQEYAPGGDLFDIIPPQVGLPEDMVKRCVQQLGLALDYMHSKNLVHRDIKPENVLLFDRDCRRVKLADFGMTRKVGCRVKRISGTIPYTAPEVCQAGRAEGFTVDTSIDVWAFGVLIFCVLTGNFPWEAASASDTFFEEFVRWQKGRLAGLPSQWRRFTDNALRMFQRLLALDPEKRCPVKEVFFFIKYDLMSEVRRRPSYRSRKHTGDKLSAGPHRHETPSACTPTPLKRTILTEGSISRHSASESGLPSPVGGNRTDGRPDKGKGQMVLATAIEICV, from the exons ATGAGTGCGGGCTCTATTGAGCAGGAACCGGCACGCAAACTGGCCTGCTGTGGAGTGCCTCTCATCACGGAGGACATGCAGTCACTGGCCATCCGCACGCTGTCTGGCACGGACATCAACAAACACTATGACCTCATCCGTGAGCTGGGAAAGGGGACTTACGGCAAGGTGGACCTCGTCTCCCACAAGAGCACAG GCACCAAGATGGCACTGAAGTTTGTCAACAAGAACAAGACCAAGCTGAAGAACTTCCTGAGGGAGTTCAGCATCACCAATACGCTCTCCTCGAGCCCCTTTATCATCAAGGTCTTTGATGTGGTGTTTGAGACTGAAGACTGTTATGTGTTCGCCCAGGAATATGCGCCAGGCGGGGACCTCTTTGACATCATCCCGCCACAG GTAGGTCTTCCAGAGGACATGGTGAAGCGCTGCGTGCAACAGCTGGGTCTGGCGTTGGATTACATGCACAGCAAAAATTTAGTGCACCGGGACATCAAGCCAGAGAACGTGCTCCTCTTTGACCGTGACTGCCGGCGCGTCAAGCTGGCTGACTTTGGAATGACGCGCAAGGTGGGGTGCCGGGTGAAGCGCATCAGCGGGACCATCCCGTACACGGCGCCCGAGGTCTGCCAGGCTGGCCGGGCCGAGGGCTTTACCGTGGACACCAGTATTGACGTTTGGGCTTTTGGGGTCCTCATCTTCTGCGTGCTGACGGGCAACTTCCCCTGGGAGGCGGCCTCGGCTTCGGACACCTTCTTTGAGGAGTTTGTCAGGTGGCAAAAGGGGCGCCTGGCGGGGCTGCCCTCCCAGTGGCGCCGTTTCACAGACAACGCACTGCGCATGTTCCAGCGCTTGCTGGCACTTGACCCTGAAAAGCGCTGCCCTGTCAAAGAGGTCTTCTTCTTCATCAAGTATGACCTGATGTCGGAGGTGCGCCGCCGGCCCTCCTACCGCTCCCGCAAGCACACCGGAGACAAACTCTCTGCTGGCCCTCACCGCCACGAGACGCCCAGCGCCTGCACCCCGACCCCACTCAAGAGGACCATCCTGACAGAAGGCAGCATCTCTCGGCACTCCGCCTCAGAATCCGGCCTCCCTTCCCCGGTGGGAGGCAACAGAACTGACGGGCGGCCGGACAAAGGCAAGGGCCAGATGGTCCTGGCCACAGCCATCGAGATCTGCGTCTGA